The Lytechinus pictus isolate F3 Inbred chromosome 8, Lp3.0, whole genome shotgun sequence nucleotide sequence GCGATAAACAGCTAACGCGAAGTTCGGGTAAGTAAACCGTTGTTGGTCTTTCCCCCAAACAAACCCTTGTTTCTAACGTGTTTATCTCGCCTCGGTCTGGGATTATATATTCAAGTGctagtttatatttttttatatttaaactgCAAATTCAAGACTTGGCTTCTTATTCATAAACACtttctttgatttatatatTCTCCAAAGTGAGAGGCTCACTATGCATTTCATATAAGACCGCGATAGACCATCAAATACTAAGTATTTCGCCATTGTATACtttgttagatttttttcaagattCATTATGAATCCTAAATTCTGTATTGGAAACTACGAATTTCCTTGTTATTAACACATTTTGTTAGTATGATGCAATGATTTgtttatcaaaaaaatgttcaaatatgGTTTTCTTTAGAAGTTTGACCGCCATAAATATgaaatggtacatgtatgtcctgaAATTTAACATGCAAATATGaattaactattattattatttttaacaagttcacacctagttaccaataatgcatatagcaaaTGTGAATTAATGCCTGTTTTATAAGTGAAAGGCAATTTCTATTGATAGCAATATTTACATTGATCCTGTAGAAGTAAGTAATATTGTTTCAGATGGTATCATTGGAAAAAAACAATGAGACCTTGGTTTGCAATGTTCCATTTTTAATTATAGAAATAgataaattacaaatatttaaggaaacaaaaaagtaaaagtcgttatattttcatttttattctttttttcatgttgtttagAAATATTAAgtgaaaagaaatttgaaataataatctAAGGAAGTCCTTGGCAAAATTCTTCACATTTTCTCTAGCAATTTCAGATATTGAGCTAAATATGGATTTCAAAGTCTTCATCTTCACATTGGCGGTGTGTATtgctgttactatggcaacctTTCCCCTCAACGACGATGAATGGAATGCGGATGAcctgtttgatgattttgaggAGGAAAAAAGAGGCGAACCACCCATTGCTGGACCGGAAGTACCTTTCTTAGATGACGTGGTGAAGAGGGCGAAACCATTTTGTAAGTAGATATAATACAATATACCACGCTTTGATAGAGTATAGTCGGAACTATTTAACCGAGGTTGGAATGGCAATTACTGCCTTAGTAATATAGTAATATTGCAAGTCAAGTTAGTTAGTAATAATTTATAGTAACATTATCTGTCCTAACCTAAATGGCAAGCGCTATTTTAGTAATATCGTAATATCGACAGTTCAACAGAAGTGTACAAATAGGATTGAACCAAAGgaaattttgtatttctttattatcaaattcaaaattatgtaGTTAATAATGATGTAAAATCTACTTTCAAATGCAAATAGTCATAGttgattaattgatatttcCATCATAAGTCCGGGCTTAAATGAGCGAAAAAGACGGCATATTACATACCATTTCTACCCCCTAAAAAAATCCCGCAATATCtcacgtgtttttttttaaacttctcTCATTGAAATAGTCAGGTGTATATTAAGTCTTACAAGTTGCACATTCAGTGTTTTTATGAAGTTTGCCACCAGAGGAAAATGCTCTCTTATCATATAGTTAGTCTTTTACAAGACATGGAAAACTATGCTTATATATTACTTTGTGTTGTTAAGAATAAAAgtttacttttcaaaaataaCTCGTAATATTGGCAATACTGTATGTGAGTGATAAAGCTCTTGCTATCTAATAGAGTAGGATATCcagtgtgaagaaaaaaaaactttcatattATGTCCCGAAAGAGTACACGTATcttaataacattaataattataatagtaattagGTCACTTCAGATTCACAATCCTAAACGAGAAGGTTTACGTTCAGGTAGAGATCTTTATCGACTAACCTATCAGGCAACCCGGAGCAAGGCCTGTGAACGTAGTTTTACTGTTGCTGCGGCAAAAGAATGGAACAAGCTTTCCATTACATTGAGATCTGAAACTTCTCTTCATAGATTTTAAGAAACAGTTGAGAACTTACTTGTATCCAGTATAGATGTAACTTTTAAGTGTTGTCAATTGATCTACAGTGTAAACGCTATGATATAGTGTATATGTATAGCGTTCCTAAATgccttattcattattatttattaatgataataataataattgtaataatgataataataataataataacaatactactactactactaataataatatgtccatttatattgTGCTGTTCCTAGGCGCAAATACTCAACCGTGCCTTGATACGCGGTAACATGCAATTACCCCTGCTTCTCCaatataatttgatatcatttttatgtTGTATACAATTTATTTCGATAATTAGGATGTATTATTTGTTgcgattttaatttcaatttgcgCCAAACTAAGGCAAAGATGAAATGAGTGCACCGAGGTTCCCGttacacaaaagttaacgattaattttacattcgatttttcacgattgattttacatgtacatcgtaGACAATGTAATCAATCGTAAAGGAATGATCTACGATGATTCCTAAGCTTTGTGTCTGGGGCCCGAGATGTCCATGAAGTCATAATCATACACGATATTGCAGTTAATGTCATCGCACATACATTTCCACACACTGGAATAGGTACTAAcggtaatttattgaaaaaaattatcgaACAAATttatcatgataatttttttttactaagctTACTCCTATGAAAAGATATTTGGAGTAAATACGGTAGAATCAATGCCTTCAGAGACATTTTTGACTCATTGatttaatatgcaaattaaaatTAACATCATAACAAAGAATACCTTCTAATTATTAAAGCTTAAAAATATACCACATAAAGGGATATCgatttttttctgttcaagGTACCTTTTCAGGACCCATATGAGAGCTTGTACCATGTTGTACCAGGACATATTAATTTGACTAGTTTTAAGGTGAAAACGTTTTTTCAAACTCACACGGTAATTAGTTAATGGTGCAAGATTAGAAAACTTCATTCTTAATGCAGTTATTGAATGTAGTTTTACAATGATTACTCTATTGATTGAATACAGCTGTTGCACTAACTTACTATCAGCAGTAGATAACAGCTGTGTCGAGGGGGAGGGGTGACGTGTAACCGTAGATAATAAGGAAAGGTGTTTCCAAACTTCTCTTCAGCCTATTAGGGTCATTCCTGGAGGATATATTCTTGCTATAATTCcttgttataattttcattatcataCCATTCATTattatcgtcgtcatcatcatcatcaattcattgcctccaccacaaccaccacctcCATTAtgaccatcaccatcatcatcatcatcatcatcataactaccaccaccaccatcatcgtcatcaccatcaccttcatcattagCATCTTTAtcaccatatcatcatcatcatcattacaccatctcatcatcatgatcatgatgatgatcatcatcatcattgtcgtcgtcATTGATATTGCTACTCTCatcgtaagtcgcttttcattttttttatttcttatttgcaGTATGTGTGAATCCAGAAAACCAATACTGCTGGTGTGACTACAGATTTAAAGACGAAAGGCGTTATTCGGCTTGCGGGCTACGGGCGGTATTGAAAAATACGGACGACGATTGAGGAACATTTCAAAACTTGGGTCCTGACAGAAATCATCTTAAAAGAACTAGTTTCGAGTATTGCTGCAAAGACTGAAGTCATGTTCTTGAAAA carries:
- the LOC129266671 gene encoding uncharacterized protein LOC129266671; the protein is MGRSPRLRSFLANNSGRDKQLTRSSAISDIELNMDFKVFIFTLAVCIAVTMATFPLNDDEWNADDLFDDFEEEKRGEPPIAGPEVPFLDDVVKRAKPFLCVNPENQYCWCDYRFKDERRYSACGLRAVLKNTDDD